One Denticeps clupeoides chromosome 3, fDenClu1.1, whole genome shotgun sequence DNA window includes the following coding sequences:
- the LOC114786243 gene encoding fructose-1,6-bisphosphatase 1-like: protein MSDRGAFDTNVITLTRFVLEEGRKAKGTGELTTLLNSMCTAIKAISSAVRKAGLANLYGIAGSTNVTGDQVKKLDVLSNDLVINMIKSSFTSCVLVSEEDEKAIIVEPEKRGKYVVCFDPLDGSSNIDCLASIGTIFAIYKKTTDDEPTVKDALQSGRNIVAAGYALYGSATMLVLSTGQGVNCFMLDPAIGEFILVDKDVKIKKKGKIYSLNEGYAQYFYPDVSEYLKKKKFPEDGSAPYGGRYVGSMVADVHRTLVYGGIFLYPANVKSPKGKLRLLYECNPMAYIMEQAGGMATTGKMNVLDIHPDNIHQRVPVVLGSPDDVKEYISIFEKLSK from the exons ATGTCTGACCGTGGAGCCTTTGACACCAACGTGATCACCCTCACCAGGTTTGTGCTGGAGGAGGGAAGAAAAGCGAAAGGCACAGGAGAACTGACCACCCTGCTGAATTCCATGTGCACAGCCATCAAGGCAATTTCCTCCGCTGTCAGGAAGGCAGGACTTGCGAAcct TTATGGGATAGCAGGGAGCACTAACGTGACAGGTGACCAGGTGAAGAAGCTGGACGTCCTGTCAAATGATCTTGTCATCAACATGATCAAATCGTCCTTTACCTCCTGTGTGCTTGTGTCAGAGGAAGATGAAAAGGCTATCATTGTTGAGCCAGAGAAAAGG GGCAAGTATGTGGTATGTTTTGACCCTCTGGATGGCTCCTCAAACATTGATTGCCTTGCATCAATTGGCACTATTTTTGCCATCTACAAGAAG ACAACAGATGATGAGCCCACTGTGAAGGACGCTCTGCAGTCAGGAAGGAACATTGTTGCAGCAGGTTATGCCCTCTATGGCAGCGCCACCATGTTGGTGCTTTCTACAGGTCAAGGTGTCAACTGTTTCATGCTCGACCCA GCCATCGGGGAGTTCATACTGGTGGACAAAGatgtcaaaataaagaaaaaggggAAGATCTACAGCTTGAATGAAGGCTATGCACAATATTTTTACCCAGATGTCTCAGAATACCTCAAGAAAAAGAAGTTCCCTGAG GATGGCAGTGCCCCCTATGGTGGGCGATATGTTGGTTCCATGGTGGCAGATGTACACAGGACTCTGGTGTATGGTGGCATATTTTTATACCCTGCTAACGTCAAAAGTCCCAAGGGCAAG CTGAGACTGCTGTATGAGTGCAACCCCATGGCGTACATCATGGAACAGGCTGGCGGAATGGCAACCACGGGGAAAATGAATGTGCTTGACATTCACCCTGACAACATTCACCAGCGCGTTCCCGTCGTGCTCGGCTCCCCAGATGACGTCAAGGAGTACATCTCCATCTTTGAAAAACTTTCCAAGTAA